The Peribacillus sp. FSL P2-0133 genome has a segment encoding these proteins:
- the motA gene encoding flagellar motor stator protein MotA gives MDITSVLGVVLGIVAILVGMVLKGVSVTALINPAAILIIIVGTIAAVVTAFPLSELKRLPKIFKVLFYEQKLTKPEDLIKTFSEWAVIARKEGLLALESISDQVDNTFLKNGLNLAVEGQSADYIRDILAEEIDAMEERHLSAAAIFSQAGTYAPTLGVLGAVIGLIAALGNMADTEALGHAISAAFVATLMGIYTGYVLWHPFANKLKRKSQQEVRIKEMMIEGILSIIEGEAPRTIEQKLTSYLPAGDRKKWLEGDVREDG, from the coding sequence ATGGATATAACATCAGTTTTGGGCGTAGTTCTCGGTATTGTGGCCATCTTGGTCGGAATGGTGTTGAAAGGCGTAAGTGTAACGGCGTTGATTAACCCGGCGGCTATTTTGATCATTATTGTAGGGACGATAGCTGCTGTCGTAACGGCTTTCCCTTTGTCGGAATTAAAAAGACTACCAAAAATATTCAAGGTTTTATTCTATGAACAAAAATTGACAAAGCCTGAAGATTTAATAAAAACCTTTTCGGAATGGGCGGTCATTGCCAGGAAAGAAGGCTTATTGGCATTGGAAAGCATTTCGGATCAAGTGGATAATACCTTTTTGAAAAATGGCTTGAATCTTGCAGTAGAAGGCCAGAGTGCCGATTATATTCGTGATATTTTAGCGGAGGAAATAGACGCGATGGAAGAACGTCATTTAAGCGCGGCAGCGATTTTCAGTCAAGCCGGTACATACGCACCGACGCTAGGCGTATTGGGTGCGGTAATCGGGCTGATTGCTGCATTGGGGAATATGGCTGACACGGAGGCATTGGGACATGCCATATCTGCCGCATTCGTCGCAACCTTGATGGGGATTTACACGGGGTATGTATTATGGCATCCATTCGCCAATAAGCTCAAACGGAAATCGCAGCAGGAAGTCCGAATCAAAGAAATGATGATAGAAGGTATTTTATCGATCATCGAAGGGGAAGCTCCAAGAACGATTGAACAGAAATTAACATCCTATTTGCCTGCTGGAGATCGTAAGAAGTGGTTAGAAGGCGATGTGAGAGAAGATGGCTAG
- the motB gene encoding flagellar motor protein MotB — MARRKKKQRHEEHIDESWLVPYADILTLLLALFIVLFASSSVDSVRFQQLSNVFNQVFTSGTGFMDFPSDSPSNEPTSPEQRTGAEDLEKLGKNEQEDLMEVQERVNAYIQKNDLTDKLGTNLTDEGMLISIRENVLFESGVAEVRRENRKIAKEISDLLVMDLPRNIIVSGHTDNIPIKNYQYESNWDLSVMRSVNFMKLLLENKELDPEMFSAKGYGEFKPVASNETKKGRAKNRRVEILIVPRTAMNE, encoded by the coding sequence ATGGCTAGGCGCAAAAAGAAACAAAGGCATGAAGAGCATATCGATGAATCATGGCTGGTTCCCTACGCCGATATCTTAACATTGCTTCTTGCGCTTTTTATCGTCTTGTTCGCTTCAAGTTCGGTTGATTCAGTAAGGTTCCAGCAATTGTCCAATGTATTTAACCAGGTTTTTACAAGCGGAACGGGTTTTATGGATTTCCCAAGTGATTCCCCCAGCAATGAGCCGACGTCACCAGAACAAAGAACAGGTGCAGAAGATCTTGAGAAGCTAGGGAAAAACGAACAAGAAGATCTTATGGAAGTTCAGGAGCGTGTAAATGCCTACATCCAAAAAAATGATTTAACGGATAAATTGGGAACGAACCTTACGGATGAAGGGATGTTGATTTCAATTAGGGAAAACGTGCTGTTCGAATCGGGGGTGGCTGAGGTGAGGCGTGAAAACCGAAAAATCGCTAAGGAAATCTCGGATTTACTGGTCATGGACTTACCCAGAAACATTATCGTAAGCGGACATACCGATAATATTCCCATTAAAAATTACCAATATGAATCCAACTGGGATCTGAGCGTGATGCGATCCGTGAATTTTATGAAACTTCTCCTAGAAAATAAAGAGTTGGATCCCGAAATGTTCAGTGCTAAAGGGTATGGGGAATTCAAGCCGGTTGCTTCTAATGAAACGAAAAAAGGAAGAGCGAAAAACCGGAGAGTTGAAATCCTAATTGTTCCACGGACAGCGATGAATGAGTGA
- a CDS encoding late competence development ComFB family protein: protein MEREYTNVMEEIVVTWVQVLMSGMEYQTFCSCRKCKNDIITLSLNNLPNYYVTTEEGRKRIFGNLNTEENREWINKRIINAIHVVGQYPKH, encoded by the coding sequence ATGGAAAGAGAATATACAAATGTGATGGAAGAAATCGTTGTGACATGGGTGCAGGTATTAATGTCAGGTATGGAATATCAAACATTTTGTTCGTGCAGAAAATGTAAGAATGACATCATCACATTATCATTGAATAACCTGCCTAATTACTATGTAACCACGGAAGAAGGGCGGAAAAGGATATTTGGAAATTTGAATACAGAAGAAAATAGGGAATGGATCAATAAAAGAATCATCAATGCGATACACGTTGTTGGCCAGTATCCTAAACATTGA
- a CDS encoding type 1 glutamine amidotransferase domain-containing protein, which yields MGKNIACVVTNMFEDSEYSEPAKAFEEAGHTVTRIEMVKGKTVKGKQGEVEVEIDESIDSVKPENFDALFIPGGFSPDQLRADERFVSFAKSFMDDKKPVFAICHGPQLLITAKTLEGRHATGYTSIKVDMEYAGATYLDKEVVVCGNQLVTSRTPEDLPAFNRESLNLLK from the coding sequence ATGGGTAAAAATATTGCATGTGTTGTAACGAATATGTTTGAGGACTCGGAGTATAGTGAACCGGCAAAAGCATTCGAAGAAGCCGGCCATACGGTAACGAGGATTGAAATGGTAAAAGGGAAAACTGTTAAAGGGAAACAAGGGGAGGTAGAAGTCGAGATTGATGAAAGCATCGACTCAGTGAAACCAGAAAATTTCGATGCATTATTCATCCCCGGTGGGTTTTCCCCTGATCAACTGCGTGCTGACGAACGCTTCGTATCTTTCGCCAAATCGTTCATGGATGATAAAAAACCAGTATTTGCGATCTGTCATGGACCGCAGTTGCTGATTACGGCCAAAACACTTGAAGGACGCCACGCAACAGGATATACATCCATTAAAGTCGATATGGAGTATGCTGGTGCCACCTATTTGGACAAAGAGGTTGTGGTTTGCGGCAACCAGCTTGTAACCAGCAGGACACCTGAAGACCTTCCGGCATTTAACCGGGAATCGCTCAATCTATTGAAATAA
- the map gene encoding type I methionyl aminopeptidase, which translates to MIVLKSAREIQAMHESGKILAACHREIAKLIVPGVTTWEIEEFVEGFLKKHGAKPEQKGYKGYEYATCASINEEICHGFPRKTPLKNGDIVTIDMVVNYNGALADSAWTYTVGKVSKETEHLVNVTKESLYKAIEVCVEGNRIGDIGHAIQTYVEAEGFSVVRDFIGHGIGNVIHEEPQVPHYGLPNKGPRLKEGMVFTIEPMVNVGTYKASRDPNGWTASTADGKYSAQYEHTIAITKNGPLILTEQ; encoded by the coding sequence TTGATCGTATTAAAATCTGCGCGTGAAATTCAAGCGATGCATGAATCGGGTAAAATTTTGGCAGCTTGTCATAGGGAGATTGCAAAATTGATTGTTCCTGGGGTGACAACATGGGAAATAGAAGAATTTGTTGAAGGATTCTTAAAAAAACATGGTGCGAAGCCGGAACAAAAGGGTTACAAAGGGTATGAGTATGCGACATGTGCCAGCATAAATGAAGAAATTTGTCATGGTTTCCCTCGTAAGACCCCTTTGAAAAACGGAGATATCGTAACGATTGATATGGTCGTTAATTATAACGGGGCCCTTGCTGACTCTGCTTGGACGTATACGGTCGGTAAGGTTTCAAAGGAAACCGAACATTTAGTGAATGTGACGAAGGAATCTTTATATAAGGCGATTGAAGTATGTGTGGAAGGCAATCGGATTGGAGATATAGGTCATGCCATACAAACATATGTCGAAGCGGAAGGATTCTCTGTCGTTCGTGATTTCATCGGACACGGGATAGGAAATGTCATTCATGAAGAGCCGCAGGTTCCGCATTATGGACTGCCGAATAAAGGTCCGCGTCTTAAGGAAGGCATGGTATTCACCATCGAGCCAATGGTAAACGTAGGTACATATAAAGCAAGCCGGGATCCGAATGGATGGACGGCATCCACTGCAGATGGGAAATACTCGGCACAATATGAGCATACGATTGCCATTACGAAAAACGGTCCGCTTATTCTGACCGAACAATGA
- a CDS encoding DUF2164 domain-containing protein, with the protein MFIQFPIEKRRKMIESIQEYVYQEQGKEIGEIAAENHLQFIFENIAPFIYNEGIKDAKKVIEDRLGNIEEDLYSLERPID; encoded by the coding sequence ATGTTCATACAATTTCCCATTGAAAAGCGCCGCAAGATGATCGAAAGTATCCAAGAATATGTGTATCAGGAACAAGGCAAGGAAATCGGTGAAATCGCTGCTGAAAATCATTTGCAGTTCATTTTCGAAAATATTGCTCCCTTTATTTATAATGAAGGTATCAAAGATGCTAAAAAAGTCATTGAGGACAGATTAGGAAATATTGAAGAAGATTTGTATTCATTGGAACGTCCAATTGATTAA
- the mobB gene encoding molybdopterin-guanine dinucleotide biosynthesis protein B, whose amino-acid sequence MALVKPFIFQVVGYQNRGKTTFITNIIKQLREAKLETAVLKHHGHGGKPDVTGTKDSNKHFHAGAAASLVEGDGTIELLGNFKGKAPITELIQLLYLFLPNVILIEGYKQEDFPKVILIKEESDLLLLERLTNVKAAVAWPECLERTRNHASVPVFPLDSDQFITWFLEQI is encoded by the coding sequence ATGGCCTTGGTGAAGCCCTTTATTTTCCAGGTTGTTGGCTACCAAAATAGAGGAAAAACGACCTTCATAACGAATATAATCAAACAGCTTCGCGAAGCAAAATTAGAGACAGCCGTTTTAAAACATCATGGACATGGCGGAAAACCAGATGTCACAGGCACGAAGGATTCCAATAAACACTTTCATGCCGGGGCGGCCGCCTCACTTGTTGAAGGAGATGGCACAATCGAGCTGCTCGGCAATTTCAAGGGGAAAGCCCCTATCACTGAACTAATTCAATTACTGTATCTATTTCTCCCTAATGTGATTTTAATTGAAGGTTATAAGCAAGAGGACTTTCCTAAGGTCATTTTAATCAAAGAAGAAAGTGACCTCCTGTTATTGGAACGGCTTACTAATGTCAAAGCAGCTGTGGCTTGGCCCGAATGTCTGGAACGAACAAGGAATCATGCTTCAGTACCCGTCTTCCCATTGGATTCGGATCAATTCATTACATGGTTTTTAGAACAAATATGA
- the glp gene encoding gephyrin-like molybdotransferase Glp, translated as MVERRTPISIAEAVEKVMKHKLTGHMELIPLEESHDRFLAQDIVATNDVPHFDRSPYDGFALRSKDTAEGSINNPLEFEVIEELAAGMVSNIPVQKNQVARIMTGAQMPAECDAVIMLELTKEFEKDGKKYISFKRSLKEGENVSFQGEDAKKGDVLVKKGTAINPGIIGLLATFGYAEVPVATKPVVGLFATGSELLDVNEPLQPGKIRNSNSHAISAQIRRAGGEVRFYGKLKDEFELSYEAISTALEEVDLLITTGGVSVGDFDLLPDIYQKIGADVLFNKVAMRPGSVTTVAVYNNKFLFGLSGNPSASYVGFELFARPIIRTMLFSEHPHLRKETAQLAEDFLKPNPFSRLLRTRLFYESGQLKVIPSGVDKSNITTSLAGANSLTVLPGGTRGFQTGDFVDILLLDDQEGCKWPW; from the coding sequence ATGGTAGAAAGAAGAACGCCCATCAGTATTGCAGAAGCAGTGGAAAAAGTGATGAAGCATAAATTAACAGGACATATGGAACTGATCCCCCTCGAGGAAAGCCATGACCGTTTTTTGGCTCAAGATATTGTAGCTACAAATGATGTTCCGCATTTTGACCGCTCGCCATATGATGGATTCGCCCTTAGGTCCAAGGATACGGCCGAAGGTTCCATAAATAACCCTCTCGAGTTCGAAGTGATTGAAGAGTTGGCTGCGGGTATGGTATCAAATATTCCTGTTCAAAAAAATCAAGTGGCAAGGATCATGACTGGAGCTCAGATGCCAGCTGAGTGTGATGCCGTAATCATGCTCGAGCTTACGAAGGAATTCGAGAAGGACGGAAAGAAGTACATATCATTTAAACGCTCGCTTAAGGAAGGCGAAAACGTTTCTTTTCAAGGTGAGGATGCAAAGAAAGGCGATGTTCTTGTGAAAAAAGGAACAGCGATCAATCCAGGGATCATCGGCTTGCTCGCAACATTCGGTTATGCCGAAGTGCCAGTTGCCACTAAGCCTGTCGTCGGATTATTCGCTACCGGGTCTGAACTTCTTGATGTTAATGAACCGTTGCAGCCCGGCAAAATTCGCAACAGCAATTCACATGCCATCTCCGCCCAAATTCGGAGGGCCGGAGGAGAAGTCCGTTTCTACGGAAAGCTTAAGGACGAATTCGAATTAAGCTACGAGGCCATTTCAACTGCCTTGGAGGAAGTGGATCTGCTCATTACGACAGGAGGAGTTTCTGTCGGTGATTTTGATCTTCTCCCGGATATTTATCAAAAAATTGGCGCTGATGTCTTATTCAACAAAGTGGCCATGCGCCCCGGCAGCGTGACGACCGTAGCCGTATATAATAACAAATTTTTATTCGGTTTATCCGGCAATCCATCCGCCAGTTATGTCGGCTTTGAACTATTTGCAAGACCGATCATCCGCACCATGCTGTTTTCGGAACATCCGCATTTACGAAAAGAGACGGCACAATTGGCAGAAGACTTCTTAAAACCCAATCCATTCTCACGTCTGCTTCGGACCCGATTATTTTACGAATCCGGCCAGTTGAAGGTAATTCCTAGTGGTGTGGATAAATCCAATATTACAACAAGCTTGGCAGGTGCCAATTCACTGACCGTCTTACCTGGGGGGACCCGTGGTTTCCAAACTGGAGATTTTGTGGACATCCTGCTTCTCGATGACCAAGAAGGATGCAAATGGCCTTGGTGA
- a CDS encoding DUF1128 domain-containing protein, which produces MDLTQNTAESVEFMIEAIKDKLKVMNFGAIKSTHFDIEMYEELHDIYIMVMKKTNFSVREMEAIAEELGRLRNK; this is translated from the coding sequence ATGGATTTAACGCAAAACACAGCCGAAAGTGTCGAGTTTATGATCGAAGCAATCAAGGATAAATTAAAGGTGATGAACTTCGGTGCAATCAAATCGACCCATTTTGATATCGAGATGTACGAAGAACTGCACGATATTTATATAATGGTGATGAAGAAAACGAATTTCAGTGTCCGTGAAATGGAAGCTATCGCTGAAGAACTTGGAAGACTGCGTAATAAGTAA
- a CDS encoding YtxH domain-containing protein translates to MSNIREEYKCAKKSKFMQSVFIGALAGAAISLFDKDTRNSVLENSKSCMGNMKEFMKNPNGVLKQVSETSSKVRSTVEKISDDVSFISQKVEEMKDIPSQVAQVVMETKEVFAAEEEEPTSSHHERISLN, encoded by the coding sequence ATGAGCAACATTCGAGAAGAATATAAGTGTGCCAAGAAAAGCAAATTTATGCAATCGGTCTTTATTGGGGCGTTGGCTGGGGCAGCGATAAGCCTTTTTGATAAGGATACGCGTAATTCTGTATTGGAAAACAGTAAAAGCTGCATGGGTAATATGAAAGAATTCATGAAGAATCCCAATGGGGTGCTTAAACAAGTAAGTGAAACATCATCTAAGGTCCGTTCCACTGTTGAAAAAATTTCCGATGATGTATCCTTCATTTCCCAAAAGGTGGAGGAAATGAAAGACATTCCTTCGCAAGTTGCCCAAGTGGTGATGGAGACGAAGGAAGTTTTTGCTGCAGAGGAAGAAGAGCCAACTTCAAGTCACCATGAACGGATTTCCTTAAATTAG
- a CDS encoding YihY/virulence factor BrkB family protein, whose amino-acid sequence MANKKEWLKGSFFKTFIKRLHVDDVSGLAAQLSYFFLLSLFPLLIFLFTLLAYLPFSQEDILNTIRTYAPDDSMKIIEANLSEVMEANGTLLSFGVIGTIWSASNGMNAIIKAFNHAYGVKESRTFFISRGMSILLTLAMIFVFIVVLLLPVFGKQIGVFLFAEIGQSDEFLTIWNQLRWVISTLVFLIVFTILYWIAPNIKLKCITVMPGAIFATAGWSLASFLFSFYVDNFANYSATYGSLGGIIVLMVWFYLSGLIIILGGEINALISEKEKPECR is encoded by the coding sequence ATGGCCAATAAAAAAGAATGGCTGAAAGGCTCATTCTTTAAGACATTCATAAAACGGTTACATGTGGATGATGTGTCGGGGCTTGCCGCACAGCTGTCTTATTTCTTTTTACTTTCCCTGTTCCCGTTACTTATTTTTTTATTCACTTTATTGGCCTATCTGCCATTTTCCCAAGAAGATATATTGAATACCATCCGTACATATGCGCCTGACGATTCGATGAAAATCATTGAGGCTAACCTATCTGAAGTGATGGAAGCGAACGGGACTTTATTGTCGTTTGGTGTCATTGGAACGATATGGTCGGCCTCGAATGGGATGAATGCAATCATTAAAGCATTTAACCATGCATATGGTGTAAAAGAAAGTCGAACTTTCTTTATTTCCCGGGGAATGTCGATTCTTCTTACTTTAGCGATGATTTTTGTTTTTATTGTCGTTTTATTGCTGCCGGTATTCGGAAAACAGATCGGAGTGTTTTTATTTGCCGAAATTGGACAATCCGATGAGTTTCTTACGATTTGGAACCAACTTCGCTGGGTGATCAGTACGCTTGTATTTTTAATTGTGTTCACCATCCTTTATTGGATTGCGCCCAACATAAAGCTGAAATGCATAACCGTAATGCCTGGTGCTATCTTTGCAACGGCAGGATGGAGTCTCGCTTCCTTTTTGTTTTCTTTTTATGTGGATAACTTCGCAAATTATTCCGCAACATATGGAAGTCTTGGAGGGATAATCGTATTAATGGTCTGGTTTTATTTATCGGGACTCATCATCATACTGGGCGGGGAAATAAATGCGCTCATAAGTGAAAAGGAAAAACCAGAATGTAGATGA
- a CDS encoding heavy metal translocating P-type ATPase codes for MTTDTKHLTQPAACKTTWLEKAKPHLELIAALFSGLLIVLGWALSKNGMETASIVIYLASFLIGGYAKAKEGIEDTIADRELNVEMLMIFAAIGSAVIGYWTEGAILIFIFALSGALETYTMNKSHKEISALMDLQPEEALRITNGYEETVSVSQLHVGDLILVKPGERVPSDGKITDGRTNIDEAAITGESIPVSKSLDDEVFAGTVNLRGTITVEITKPASETLFQKIITLVQSAQSEKSPSQLFIERFEGTYVKVVLTVVALMMFVPHFLLGWSWTETFYRAMILLVVASPCALVASIMPATLSAISNGARHGILFKGGIHLENLGNLKAIALDKTGTLTKGKPEVTDVIIREDLNEDDFLFHIASVENYSNHPLATSIVRYAKSKLQKDIIKPNNMEDISGNGVQAYINGVLWQVGKADFVGRSEAERFQNGIALTLAEQGKTIVYAKDDQGIAGILTLKDVVREETVTAIEALKNEGIHTVMLTGDGEKTAKAIASESHIDAYIAECLPETKVTEVKKLKEHFGTVAMVGDGINDAPALATASVGIAMGEGTDVALETADVVLMKNDLPRIAEAVKLSKKMNRIIKQNVIFSISVIMILIASNFLQFLDLPYGVIGHEGSTILVILNSLRLLRN; via the coding sequence ATGACTACAGATACTAAACATTTAACCCAACCGGCTGCATGCAAAACCACTTGGTTGGAAAAAGCAAAACCTCATCTAGAACTTATTGCTGCATTATTCAGCGGTTTACTTATAGTATTGGGCTGGGCCCTTTCAAAGAACGGAATGGAAACTGCTTCCATAGTCATATACTTGGCCTCTTTCTTAATTGGCGGATATGCCAAGGCGAAAGAAGGCATAGAAGATACGATTGCTGACCGGGAATTGAATGTTGAGATGCTGATGATTTTTGCGGCAATCGGTTCTGCGGTCATCGGATATTGGACGGAAGGCGCCATATTGATTTTCATCTTCGCTTTAAGCGGTGCCCTTGAGACATACACGATGAATAAAAGCCATAAAGAAATTTCGGCACTAATGGACTTACAGCCCGAAGAAGCACTGCGCATCACTAATGGATATGAAGAAACCGTATCCGTTTCACAGCTGCATGTCGGGGATTTGATTTTAGTGAAACCAGGTGAGAGAGTTCCTTCAGATGGAAAAATCACGGACGGCCGTACCAATATCGATGAAGCCGCCATCACTGGCGAATCCATACCAGTCAGTAAATCATTGGATGATGAAGTATTTGCGGGAACGGTTAATCTCCGTGGAACGATTACCGTGGAAATCACCAAACCGGCAAGTGAAACATTATTTCAAAAAATAATTACTCTCGTTCAATCCGCACAAAGTGAAAAGTCCCCTTCCCAGCTGTTCATTGAACGGTTTGAAGGGACTTATGTAAAAGTAGTATTGACTGTTGTCGCCTTGATGATGTTCGTACCCCATTTCCTATTGGGGTGGAGCTGGACCGAGACATTCTACAGAGCGATGATCCTGCTCGTTGTCGCTTCTCCTTGTGCCCTTGTGGCCTCTATCATGCCTGCTACACTTTCTGCCATTTCAAATGGAGCCCGTCATGGCATTTTATTTAAAGGAGGCATCCATCTTGAGAATCTAGGTAATCTGAAGGCAATTGCTTTAGATAAAACCGGTACATTGACAAAAGGAAAACCAGAGGTAACGGATGTCATTATCCGCGAAGATTTAAACGAAGATGATTTCTTATTTCATATTGCATCTGTTGAAAATTATTCGAATCACCCTTTGGCAACATCGATCGTACGTTATGCCAAATCAAAATTGCAAAAGGATATCATTAAACCAAATAACATGGAAGATATCTCAGGTAATGGGGTTCAAGCCTATATCAATGGCGTGCTTTGGCAAGTCGGAAAAGCTGATTTCGTCGGTCGCAGTGAAGCAGAACGATTCCAAAATGGCATTGCACTGACATTGGCTGAACAAGGTAAGACAATCGTTTATGCAAAAGATGATCAAGGAATTGCAGGCATACTCACTTTGAAAGATGTCGTGCGTGAAGAAACCGTAACAGCCATCGAAGCCTTGAAAAATGAGGGCATCCATACCGTCATGCTTACAGGAGATGGGGAAAAAACGGCTAAAGCGATTGCTTCGGAGAGCCATATTGATGCATATATTGCCGAATGCCTACCTGAAACCAAAGTGACTGAAGTGAAAAAGCTGAAAGAACATTTTGGCACTGTAGCAATGGTTGGGGATGGCATAAATGATGCACCTGCACTAGCAACAGCATCTGTTGGAATTGCAATGGGTGAAGGCACGGATGTTGCCCTGGAGACAGCAGATGTTGTTCTGATGAAGAATGATCTGCCGCGCATTGCGGAAGCAGTCAAATTATCCAAGAAAATGAATCGGATCATAAAACAAAACGTCATCTTTTCAATTTCGGTCATCATGATCCTGATCGCATCCAATTTCCTTCAATTTCTAGACCTCCCATATGGCGTGATTGGCCATGAAGGAAGCACAATTCTCGTTATACTGAACAGCTTAAGACTTTTGAGAAACTAA
- a CDS encoding MFS transporter yields the protein MNNKLLLSVLILIVGISGFSQGMLLPIIAIIFENEGISSSLNGFHAASLYIGILLISPFMEAPLRKYGYKPLILFGGITVIVSLALFPVWKSFWFWFVLRFFIGIGDHTLHFATQTWITAISPIAKRGRNLAIYGLFFSLGFMVGPLMTKLLEINQSLPFIITSILSLLAWSTVFLIRNELPEQDDSESTSFLGTLKRFTKVSRIAWVAFLLPFTFGVLEASLNSNFPVFALRSGIDLTAVSIIIPAFSAGTLLTQIPLGMVSDRFGRRKTLLTILISGFAIFTLAGFYSYSVLGLFLCFMFGGMMVGSTFSLGISYMADLLPRNLLPAGNLLCSIFFSLGSIGGPFFGGLVIEHIDGGNFFYMISIMLFLVFISLALFKEKMPASVM from the coding sequence ATGAATAATAAATTGCTTTTAAGCGTTTTAATCTTAATTGTCGGCATATCGGGGTTTTCTCAAGGGATGCTTCTGCCGATCATTGCCATCATTTTTGAAAATGAGGGAATTAGCTCATCCCTAAACGGGTTTCATGCAGCCTCCCTGTATATTGGAATTCTATTGATTTCTCCTTTTATGGAAGCCCCACTCCGTAAATACGGCTATAAGCCATTGATATTATTTGGCGGGATAACGGTCATTGTATCGCTTGCCTTATTTCCTGTCTGGAAATCATTCTGGTTTTGGTTCGTTCTGCGTTTCTTCATTGGTATCGGCGATCATACACTTCACTTTGCTACACAGACATGGATCACTGCCATTTCACCAATAGCTAAGCGCGGAAGGAATCTTGCCATTTATGGACTTTTCTTCAGTCTTGGCTTCATGGTTGGCCCGCTGATGACGAAACTTCTCGAGATCAATCAGTCGTTGCCTTTCATCATAACATCCATACTTAGCCTTCTGGCTTGGTCCACTGTTTTCCTTATTAGAAATGAGCTTCCTGAACAGGATGATTCTGAAAGCACATCATTCCTTGGCACACTCAAAAGGTTTACGAAAGTAAGCCGCATAGCCTGGGTCGCTTTTTTACTTCCGTTTACATTTGGTGTGCTTGAAGCCTCATTGAATAGCAATTTCCCTGTATTTGCCCTGCGCTCCGGAATCGATTTAACAGCAGTATCCATCATCATTCCGGCATTTTCTGCTGGGACTCTGCTTACCCAGATTCCCTTGGGGATGGTCAGTGACCGTTTTGGACGGCGAAAGACCTTGTTGACGATTCTTATTTCAGGGTTTGCCATATTCACGCTTGCAGGGTTTTATTCCTATTCAGTTCTTGGCCTATTCCTCTGCTTTATGTTTGGCGGAATGATGGTTGGTTCGACTTTCTCGCTGGGAATCAGTTATATGGCAGATCTTTTGCCAAGAAACCTATTACCTGCTGGGAATTTATTATGCAGTATATTCTTTAGTCTCGGCAGCATCGGCGGTCCATTCTTTGGAGGCCTGGTTATAGAACACATCGATGGAGGGAACTTTTTCTATATGATCAGTATCATGCTTTTCCTTGTCTTCATATCATTAGCCTTGTTTAAGGAAAAAATGCCTGCTTCAGTTATGTAG